A single Candidatus Methylacidiphilales bacterium DNA region contains:
- a CDS encoding secretin N-terminal domain-containing protein: MKRLLIDPSIGMYLKYIIFLFIFSIGIGAEQIIPAPQSNYEIKELITKLSRTMQKRFVLDNDIQGSVTILGALPDSPKELFSTIESALVDRNIGIINNGKYYVVTSLQKTREQLTSNSQSSNVEVIPLSFLSVQEALAALKPLLSTQTFMGGVANRNQLIIASSSHHVTRIRSLLAKLDVPGQETKIIQIKHRSASAIVETLKQSSHIKNQNIAIDEVSGQNAIVVTAPPATLQLLIKVVQSIDTLPKQVLIEAIIAEIQEDRARQIGGQWTRLLKQGSVAINNNSFTANGNKTTPVLSVQYGSLGEDLLAILNFLESDHTSHILSTPSVITEDNQEAQLIVGQNVPIITGQYSQTTNANTLNPFQTIARQDIGISLKVKPQILEDFSVRLILEQEVSHLANSTVASDIITNKRLFKTRIVAKSGELIILGGLHEHDTNSSENKIPVLGDIPIIGSLFKGITQDESKRTLMVFVKPTIIEHPDSVPSALEILEQENPNRTDEP; the protein is encoded by the coding sequence TTGAAGCGGCTTCTTATCGATCCCTCGATAGGCATGTATCTTAAGTACATTATTTTTTTATTTATTTTTTCTATTGGTATTGGTGCCGAACAAATCATACCAGCACCTCAATCTAATTATGAAATAAAAGAGCTTATTACAAAACTTTCCCGAACAATGCAAAAACGATTTGTCCTTGATAACGATATTCAAGGTTCCGTGACCATCCTTGGTGCATTGCCTGATAGTCCAAAAGAACTTTTTTCAACGATTGAATCAGCATTGGTAGATCGAAATATTGGAATTATTAATAACGGTAAATACTATGTCGTCACATCGCTTCAGAAAACCAGGGAACAGTTAACTTCAAACTCTCAAAGTAGTAATGTAGAAGTGATACCCTTATCATTTTTATCAGTGCAAGAAGCATTAGCAGCTTTAAAACCTCTCCTATCAACGCAAACTTTTATGGGAGGAGTTGCAAACAGAAATCAATTGATTATCGCCTCTTCGAGCCATCATGTGACACGAATTCGCTCGTTATTAGCTAAATTAGATGTTCCTGGGCAAGAGACCAAGATAATACAGATTAAACACAGAAGTGCAAGTGCTATTGTTGAAACTTTGAAACAATCGTCACACATTAAAAATCAAAATATTGCTATTGATGAGGTGTCTGGACAGAATGCCATAGTAGTAACTGCCCCACCAGCCACGCTACAATTACTTATCAAAGTAGTTCAATCTATTGATACCTTGCCGAAGCAAGTATTAATAGAAGCGATCATTGCCGAAATCCAAGAAGATCGTGCCAGGCAGATTGGTGGTCAATGGACCAGGCTACTCAAACAAGGTTCTGTGGCTATTAACAATAACTCCTTCACTGCGAATGGAAATAAAACCACACCGGTACTGTCTGTGCAATATGGATCACTTGGTGAAGATTTATTGGCGATACTTAACTTCTTAGAATCTGACCATACCAGTCATATTCTTTCCACGCCAAGTGTCATTACCGAAGATAATCAAGAAGCGCAGTTGATCGTTGGTCAAAATGTACCAATTATTACCGGTCAATATTCTCAAACCACTAACGCAAATACGCTTAACCCGTTTCAAACTATTGCCAGACAAGATATCGGTATATCACTAAAAGTAAAACCGCAGATACTAGAAGATTTTTCTGTTCGGTTAATCTTAGAACAAGAAGTATCTCATCTTGCCAATTCAACCGTAGCAAGTGATATTATTACTAATAAACGATTATTTAAAACTAGAATCGTAGCGAAAAGCGGAGAACTTATTATTTTAGGTGGTCTTCATGAACATGATACTAATAGCAGTGAAAATAAAATACCCGTTCTTGGCGATATTCCAATCATCGGGTCTCTATTTAAGGGTATCACTCAAGATGAGAGTAAAAGAACTTTGATGGTTTTTGTTAAACCGACCATTATTGAACACCCCGATTCAGTACCATCAGCGTTAGAAATATTAGAACAGGAAAATCCCAATCGTACCGATGAACCATAA
- a CDS encoding GspE/PulE family protein, with the protein MNHKIITKIISAQKHVYMVSPIPISAIPDLARATPPSAELHVLSPSDYEQQVSVNQVTHDANGVVNLQLPTTFHIQKVFNQMVVDAIAKNTSDIHITPFRSTGKVVLRVDGQLVTLRELPKTLTVQLVVKIKMLANLDLAETRLPQDGRLQVSISDKNIDIRVSCIPTTLGERVVLRILQRSNLPSIDQLGLESQDLQSLLSIVNKPAGLVLMIGPTGSGKTTSLYGCLKHLINSQRSIFTIEDPIEYHLEGISQTQVHQKIGLTFATGLRAILRQDPDIILIGEIRDSDTAKIAVSASLTGHLVLSTIHAQSVREAIHRLIDLGVPTSLISGALLALVEQRLFRTLCQNHEPDNCKVCSATGFYGRKAMFFIAKVTAADQKLLWQYQNPNSTAMFSWENSQESLVKKSGRYITQGVTTIAEIERVISLEA; encoded by the coding sequence ATGAACCATAAGATAATCACAAAAATAATCTCTGCACAGAAACATGTTTATATGGTATCACCGATACCGATCTCTGCAATTCCAGACCTCGCAAGAGCAACACCACCATCTGCAGAACTGCATGTACTATCACCTAGCGATTACGAGCAACAGGTATCTGTTAACCAAGTTACCCATGATGCCAATGGGGTGGTTAACTTACAATTACCTACCACATTCCATATTCAAAAAGTATTTAATCAAATGGTAGTAGATGCGATAGCAAAAAATACTTCTGATATTCATATCACACCATTTCGTAGTACTGGTAAGGTAGTGTTACGCGTTGATGGTCAATTAGTCACTTTGCGCGAACTGCCAAAAACGCTAACCGTACAATTGGTGGTTAAAATAAAAATGCTGGCTAACTTAGATTTAGCCGAAACCAGATTACCACAAGATGGTAGATTGCAAGTTTCAATTTCAGATAAAAATATTGATATTAGAGTCTCTTGCATTCCGACCACGCTTGGAGAACGAGTGGTGCTTAGAATACTTCAGCGCTCTAATTTACCCAGCATTGATCAGTTGGGATTGGAATCTCAAGATTTGCAATCGTTACTCTCAATCGTTAATAAACCAGCTGGGCTAGTATTGATGATTGGACCGACCGGAAGTGGAAAAACTACTTCATTGTATGGTTGTCTTAAACATTTAATTAACTCGCAAAGATCGATTTTTACCATTGAGGACCCTATTGAGTACCATCTCGAAGGGATTTCTCAGACCCAAGTCCACCAAAAAATTGGATTAACCTTTGCCACTGGTTTGCGCGCGATATTGAGACAAGACCCAGATATTATTTTAATTGGTGAAATTAGAGATTCTGATACTGCAAAAATTGCAGTATCAGCTAGCCTAACTGGGCATCTGGTTTTAAGTACTATCCATGCGCAATCAGTGCGCGAGGCAATTCATAGATTGATAGATTTAGGTGTGCCAACTTCACTGATTTCAGGCGCGCTGCTTGCCTTAGTTGAACAACGTCTGTTTAGAACGCTTTGTCAAAATCATGAACCTGATAACTGCAAGGTCTGCAGTGCGACTGGATTTTATGGTAGAAAAGCAATGTTTTTTATTGCTAAAGTTACGGCCGCCGACCAAAAACTATTATGGCAGTACCAAAACCCTAACTCGACAGCCATGTTTAGTTGGGAAAACTCTCAAGAATCTCTAGTCAAAAAGTCAGGACGGTATATTACCCAAGGCGTAACCACCATAGCAGAGATTGAGCGCGTCATTTCATTAGAAGCATGA
- a CDS encoding YifB family Mg chelatase-like AAA ATPase has product MSIVVLASRGLRGIDALEVMIEVSITRGLPRMLIVGLAETSVRESEHRVRSAIISSGFDFPLGRIVINLAPADMPKHTSRYDLPIALAILIATRQIQSVVPHLSFECVGELSLSGLLREVIGLLPIAQACAKKQRIFICPKDGASEASRIKSLTVKQATSLQEVAKYLNGDLELNSPSILPTHIVAQSETNYFLVKGQKVAKRALLVAASGGHNMLMVGSPGTGKTMLAQSIVGLLPPLSEAEAMESASIYSVAQGHGTTINWGARPFRAPHHSSSVSALLGGGVIPKPGEISLSHHGVLFLDELTEMKRTTLESLRQPMESGKVCISRTKYTSEFPARCMVVAAMNPCHCGYYGDEKRSCGGCNKESIISFRRKISGPIIDRFDIQIELPREKIDLFDEQTQRESDVRQAIQKAREIQINRQGKLNAYLSNKELVAMSALAPTQQKCYSHIIDSLHLSARASVRLLRVALTVNDFGQKKSIEEASLFEAASYRSLDRHVS; this is encoded by the coding sequence ATGTCTATTGTAGTGTTAGCGAGTCGGGGCCTAAGAGGTATAGATGCTTTAGAAGTAATGATTGAGGTTAGCATAACCAGGGGTTTGCCGAGGATGCTCATTGTTGGTTTGGCGGAAACTTCAGTTCGTGAATCAGAACACCGTGTGCGCTCTGCAATTATTTCAAGTGGTTTTGATTTTCCTTTAGGTAGAATTGTGATCAATCTAGCACCTGCTGATATGCCGAAGCATACGAGCAGATACGATCTACCCATTGCATTAGCAATACTTATTGCCACGAGGCAAATCCAAAGCGTAGTTCCCCATCTTTCCTTTGAATGTGTGGGTGAGCTAAGCTTAAGTGGTTTACTTCGTGAAGTGATTGGGTTATTGCCAATTGCCCAAGCCTGTGCAAAAAAACAAAGAATATTTATTTGTCCTAAAGATGGAGCAAGTGAGGCATCGCGGATTAAATCACTCACGGTTAAACAGGCGACCAGCCTACAAGAAGTGGCAAAATATCTAAATGGCGACCTTGAACTTAATTCACCATCCATACTACCTACGCACATAGTCGCGCAAAGCGAAACTAATTATTTTCTTGTCAAAGGACAAAAAGTAGCTAAGCGAGCATTGCTAGTAGCAGCCAGTGGCGGGCATAACATGTTAATGGTAGGTTCTCCCGGTACAGGAAAGACTATGCTCGCACAGTCAATTGTGGGCTTGCTACCTCCATTGAGCGAGGCTGAGGCAATGGAAAGTGCAAGTATTTATTCGGTCGCACAGGGACATGGAACAACGATTAATTGGGGAGCCAGGCCATTTCGTGCTCCCCATCATAGTAGTTCAGTCTCAGCGTTGCTTGGTGGTGGGGTGATTCCTAAGCCTGGGGAAATTTCACTCTCTCATCATGGAGTTTTATTTCTTGATGAGTTAACTGAAATGAAACGCACCACATTAGAAAGTCTTCGCCAACCTATGGAAAGTGGAAAAGTATGTATTTCTCGGACTAAATATACTAGTGAGTTTCCGGCTCGTTGTATGGTGGTAGCCGCGATGAATCCATGTCACTGCGGCTATTACGGCGATGAAAAGCGATCTTGTGGAGGGTGTAATAAAGAATCAATCATATCATTTAGGAGGAAAATCTCAGGTCCAATTATAGATAGATTTGATATTCAAATAGAGTTGCCAAGAGAAAAGATTGATCTTTTTGATGAGCAAACGCAACGAGAGTCAGATGTCCGTCAAGCCATACAAAAGGCACGCGAAATACAAATTAACCGACAAGGTAAACTTAATGCATATTTGAGCAATAAAGAGCTGGTTGCCATGAGCGCGCTAGCACCGACCCAACAAAAATGCTACTCTCATATTATAGACTCGCTCCATCTTTCAGCTCGTGCTAGTGTACGACTGCTTCGCGTAGCCCTCACCGTGAACGATTTTGGTCAAAAAAAATCTATAGAGGAGGCGTCTTTATTTGAAGCGGCTTCTTATCGATCCCTCGATAGGCATGTATCTTAA
- a CDS encoding type II secretion system protein GspG, which translates to MNESRGFTMLELVVVMVVVSLLAGAIVPNLLKRPAQARQVAIDQDFQSLQLVISLFALDNGFLPPQSTGLRSLNAYLQRIPKDPWGREYLYEMVSADDYRICTLGADGVVGGEGESIDRCLE; encoded by the coding sequence ATGAACGAATCAAGAGGATTTACCATGCTTGAATTAGTTGTCGTGATGGTGGTGGTTTCATTATTAGCAGGCGCTATTGTTCCTAATTTACTCAAGCGACCAGCGCAAGCGAGACAAGTTGCCATCGATCAAGATTTTCAATCGTTACAATTAGTCATCTCGTTATTTGCATTAGATAACGGGTTTCTTCCTCCGCAATCAACCGGCTTGCGCTCTCTAAACGCATACCTTCAACGAATACCGAAAGATCCTTGGGGTAGAGAATATCTCTATGAAATGGTTAGCGCAGATGACTATCGCATTTGCACCCTAGGTGCGGATGGAGTGGTGGGTGGCGAAGGTGAAAGCATAGATCGCTGTTTGGAGTAA
- a CDS encoding prepilin-type N-terminal cleavage/methylation domain-containing protein: protein MSSKNYRNLGFTLLEVLIAITISAVLLIAVTRSALVLSQFNRQLLYRNEQLQSLLNFAIAIKKDGVCLSSQGSYAYLTEHELLISCHNTKPVRYQWNNKTLLKNNTVILHSPEPLAITLIPPRYRANKVYLFSLTNQTISFRFILKNVTLAL, encoded by the coding sequence ATGTCCAGCAAGAACTACCGTAATCTAGGATTTACCTTATTGGAAGTGCTGATTGCCATAACCATATCTGCCGTATTGTTAATTGCTGTGACCCGATCTGCGCTAGTGCTCAGTCAATTTAATCGGCAACTCTTGTATCGTAATGAACAATTACAGTCATTATTAAATTTTGCCATTGCGATAAAAAAAGATGGAGTTTGTCTGTCTAGCCAAGGTTCATACGCCTATCTCACCGAGCATGAGCTACTTATTTCCTGCCATAATACAAAACCAGTGCGCTATCAATGGAACAACAAAACGCTATTAAAAAATAATACTGTAATACTACATTCACCAGAGCCCTTAGCTATTACATTAATCCCTCCTCGCTACAGAGCAAATAAAGTCTACCTATTTAGCCTTACTAATCAAACCATATCGTTTAGATTTATTTTAAAAAATGTAACCCTTGCGCTATGA
- a CDS encoding NAD(P)-dependent oxidoreductase codes for MRILVDKEIPGIVATLTQLGECELYDSDTLSPDSLLGPEVLVVRSVLQVNRALLEHSTIKVVASVTSGIDHIDLQDCQELGITLYYAHGANARAVGQYALSALLQAAEITSLQPKTIGIIGVGYTGSALVQLLSPFALELILYDPYKDLQATVTDVIKSDVIVLMACLHDSEPWPSRNSITQDFLEQCKSNTIIINTARSELLSDQAINFLLASRDHYYITDVYKNEPNVATQIITKSLFATPHIAGYSLNAKAQLNTLVLRQLFNHYKTEPLTDQLTETKTATSNLPSNIFYSSDNIMFTKQYLSFTSLHATMLALCHQSNHATVSIKEVRKSYPLRDEW; via the coding sequence ATGCGAATTCTTGTTGACAAAGAAATTCCAGGTATTGTCGCCACCCTTACCCAGCTCGGCGAATGTGAACTCTACGACTCTGATACTCTATCACCAGATTCACTACTCGGACCTGAAGTCTTAGTAGTGAGAAGTGTCTTGCAGGTTAACCGAGCCTTATTAGAACACAGTACTATTAAGGTAGTAGCAAGTGTTACGAGTGGAATAGATCATATTGATTTACAGGATTGTCAAGAGCTCGGAATCACTTTGTATTATGCGCATGGAGCCAATGCCAGAGCGGTTGGGCAATATGCGCTAAGTGCGTTGCTGCAAGCAGCAGAAATAACTTCTCTTCAACCAAAAACTATTGGAATTATTGGAGTAGGTTATACGGGAAGTGCCTTAGTCCAATTACTTTCACCCTTTGCACTGGAATTAATTCTCTACGACCCCTACAAAGATTTGCAGGCAACTGTAACCGATGTTATAAAATCTGATGTAATAGTATTAATGGCATGTTTACATGATAGTGAGCCATGGCCGAGTAGAAATAGTATTACCCAAGATTTTCTAGAACAATGTAAGTCTAATACGATAATCATTAATACCGCAAGAAGTGAATTACTATCCGATCAAGCGATTAATTTTTTACTCGCATCAAGAGATCATTATTACATTACCGATGTCTATAAAAACGAACCGAATGTCGCAACTCAGATAATAACTAAATCTCTATTCGCAACACCGCACATTGCAGGATATAGCCTAAACGCCAAGGCACAGCTGAATACATTAGTGCTACGACAATTATTTAATCACTACAAAACCGAACCACTAACCGATCAACTGACAGAAACCAAAACAGCTACATCAAACCTACCTTCTAATATATTTTATTCTTCTGACAATATCATGTTTACCAAACAATATCTTTCTTTCACATCACTCCACGCCACAATGCTTGCGCTCTGTCATCAATCTAATCATGCTACTGTTTCAATAAAAGAAGTTAGAAAAAGCTATCCATTGCGCGATGAGTGGTAG
- the gspG gene encoding type II secretion system major pseudopilin GspG — MPISRSKLINKGFTILELLIVVVILSILAAYVGPKYFKGLEKSKVGTAKSQMQSIAKALDLYRLDVGQYPTTSQGLIGLVQNPQEEKWKGPYLEKDLPMDPWGNQYRYAQPSLKNTSNEFDLYSYGGDGKEGGDKDNADIWY; from the coding sequence ATGCCAATCTCTAGATCTAAGCTAATCAATAAAGGATTTACCATCCTAGAATTGCTCATCGTCGTAGTCATACTATCAATTTTGGCCGCGTATGTCGGTCCAAAATACTTTAAAGGGCTGGAAAAATCTAAAGTTGGAACCGCAAAATCGCAAATGCAAAGTATTGCCAAGGCTTTAGATCTATACCGATTAGATGTTGGTCAGTACCCTACCACTTCACAGGGGCTGATTGGATTAGTGCAAAACCCTCAAGAGGAAAAATGGAAGGGGCCTTATTTGGAAAAAGACCTACCCATGGACCCTTGGGGTAACCAGTATCGCTATGCGCAACCAAGCCTTAAAAATACCAGTAATGAGTTTGATCTTTATAGTTATGGAGGAGATGGCAAAGAAGGTGGAGATAAAGATAATGCTGATATCTGGTACTAG
- a CDS encoding type II secretion system F family protein — MKQSTIASFYIDFAHSLQAGYSIQDCLENHRSDQRPAVQMLYAQIQQGLSEGHSIIEALQTIQSIKPVEKILIGSSEGSGHLAQVLLALGYMKLQLVKLKQTAILSALYPALVVCISVVAMVVLKYSLSPVLQATALQNTINLDTVIIVALISVLILTASLYLVVIRNDRYKDYVYKTILKIPLIKNLYRAVLATQYLTFLSCILEQHVALSRALGIVRTIIPIQDMRHTLGQFELHLQDGATLAQAFARVHTQAQLLLHVQIISIANAFERGDYHKTIERSATMQRESLLMTIALTNELITPILMLLSAGLVLGMAYSLLVPLLSTQLIL; from the coding sequence ATGAAACAATCTACCATCGCATCGTTTTATATTGACTTTGCTCATTCTTTGCAAGCCGGTTACAGCATCCAAGACTGTTTAGAGAACCATAGATCGGATCAACGACCTGCAGTGCAAATGTTGTATGCCCAAATCCAACAAGGCTTGTCTGAAGGCCATAGTATTATTGAAGCATTACAGACTATCCAAAGCATTAAACCAGTAGAAAAAATATTGATTGGTAGCAGTGAAGGAAGTGGACACCTCGCACAAGTTCTCTTAGCGCTAGGGTACATGAAACTGCAATTGGTCAAATTAAAACAAACCGCCATACTAAGCGCACTCTATCCAGCCTTAGTAGTCTGTATCTCTGTGGTTGCTATGGTTGTTCTAAAGTACTCGCTCAGCCCAGTGTTGCAAGCCACTGCACTACAAAACACGATTAATCTTGACACAGTAATAATAGTTGCGTTGATTAGTGTGCTTATCCTGACGGCATCACTGTATCTAGTCGTGATAAGAAATGATAGGTATAAAGATTATGTATATAAAACTATTTTAAAAATTCCGCTGATAAAAAATCTCTATCGTGCAGTGCTGGCGACACAGTATCTAACATTTTTATCTTGTATTTTAGAGCAACATGTAGCATTGTCTAGAGCATTGGGTATCGTAAGAACCATTATTCCAATCCAAGACATGAGGCATACCCTTGGACAATTTGAATTACATTTACAAGATGGAGCAACTCTGGCGCAAGCCTTTGCCCGAGTACATACCCAAGCGCAATTGTTACTCCATGTGCAAATCATTTCAATCGCTAATGCTTTTGAACGAGGTGATTATCATAAAACTATAGAACGATCCGCTACGATGCAAAGAGAATCTTTACTTATGACCATTGCGCTTACTAACGAACTCATTACCCCAATATTAATGTTACTCAGCGCAGGCTTGGTTTTGGGCATGGCGTATAGTTTGCTCGTGCCGTTATTGTCCACCCAATTGATACTATGA
- the zapE gene encoding cell division protein ZapE, whose protein sequence is MKRDYQLNPQQLLVALELQNLQPHILAWTKKSNTIFTRVFSRMFAPPSYPNGYYLYGDVGRGKTSVIDDYLKNQTIPYLREHYYAFMQGVHQRLSALSGIENPIAAMVKQLAVKYQLIFLDEFLVLDIADAMVLRQLLSELASRRVFVITTSNIAPESLYRDGFQRKSFLPAIEFIKTKYQVSELTGEIDYRSTNVETTKYWSSSMLEPSVDGWFYLVTGESAREEIIHVQQRSFKIRGKSKNYLMVDLEVLCGDRRSSVDYLLLAQKYQVLILRNVPQQCSDDLVRRLIVLVDVWSDCNKIVLLVGAIELLLQSSSLSEEGKRMLSRLTQMQTMYHATTHRAMDSFF, encoded by the coding sequence ATGAAACGGGATTACCAATTAAACCCTCAGCAATTATTGGTAGCATTAGAATTACAAAATCTGCAACCACATATTCTTGCTTGGACGAAAAAATCTAATACTATATTCACAAGAGTATTCTCTAGAATGTTTGCTCCACCCTCCTATCCGAATGGGTATTATCTTTATGGCGATGTCGGCAGAGGCAAAACTTCAGTAATTGATGATTACCTAAAAAATCAAACTATCCCTTATCTTAGGGAGCATTATTATGCGTTTATGCAAGGAGTGCATCAACGCCTAAGCGCACTGTCTGGAATTGAAAATCCAATCGCAGCTATGGTCAAACAACTCGCGGTTAAATACCAATTGATTTTTTTAGATGAGTTTTTGGTGTTAGATATTGCTGACGCTATGGTGCTCCGGCAGTTGCTCAGTGAGTTGGCCAGTCGTCGGGTCTTTGTAATAACCACCAGTAATATTGCCCCAGAATCTTTATATCGAGATGGGTTTCAACGAAAAAGTTTTTTACCAGCGATAGAGTTTATAAAAACAAAATATCAAGTAAGTGAATTAACTGGCGAAATTGATTATCGTAGTACTAATGTAGAAACCACAAAGTACTGGAGTTCATCTATGCTTGAACCATCAGTAGATGGGTGGTTTTATCTCGTGACCGGCGAGAGTGCTAGGGAAGAAATAATACATGTGCAGCAACGCTCCTTCAAGATCAGAGGAAAATCAAAAAATTACCTTATGGTGGATTTAGAAGTACTCTGTGGAGATCGTCGTTCTAGTGTGGATTATTTACTCCTCGCACAAAAGTATCAAGTTCTTATTTTACGCAATGTCCCACAGCAATGCTCAGATGACCTGGTGAGAAGATTAATCGTATTGGTTGATGTTTGGAGTGACTGTAATAAAATTGTATTATTAGTTGGCGCGATTGAGTTGCTACTCCAGTCCTCATCACTCAGTGAAGAAGGTAAGCGCATGTTGAGTAGATTAACTCAAATGCAGACCATGTATCACGCTACCACTCATCGCGCAATGGATAGCTTTTTCTAA